AACTTTGCCCATGGCGAGTTCATGATGCTAAGTATGTACACGACATTCTGGCTTTACACTCTGTTCGGTCTGGACCCGCTGTTTGCGATTCCGATTTGCATCGCACTTCTGTTTGTCATCGGTGTGGTTACGCATTACGGGATCATCCGTCACATCCTAGATGCGCCTATGCTGGTTCAGATCACCGCTACGTTTGGCCTGGCAATATTTCTTAGAAGTCTTGCTCAGTTCCTTTGGAGTGCAGATTATCGGGTGATCAATGATCCGATCGTGTCCGGGCGCATCGAGATTTGGGGCATCTATCTGGGTCTGCCGCAGGTAGTTGCGAGCGCCGGTTGCCTGTTGGCGTTTGGGTTCCTTTATTACTTTGTCAACCGAACAGAGACCGGAATTGCACTGCAGGCCACTGCCCAGGATCGGGAAGCAGCCGGTCTGATGGGTATTCAAACTGACCGGATGTTTGCCTTAGGTTGGGGCATAGGTGCCGCCTGTGTCGGAGTTGCCGGGGCACTGATCAGCAGCTATTACATGGTATTTCCGGACGTGGGTATTATTTTCGCACTCCTGGCGTATGTGACGGTGGCTATGGGTGGCTTCGGCAGTCTTATCGGTGCATTGATTGCCGGTATTGCCATCGGCTTGATCGAGGCGGCTGGGGCGATTTTGGTCTCCCCGGCATTTAAGTACGGAATCATCTTCCTGTGCTATTTAGTCGTGGTGCTGCTGAGGCCAAAAGGACTTTTCGGTCGGTTCTAGGTTCAAACTGGCAACTCGAATTTTCGTATGATCGCTGCTAATAAATGGTGACTGAAGGCTCTGATACGAGAATTGTGACCCCGCGTCGACTCGGAGGACGTATTCCTCTTATCCTGCTCTCTGTCGCCGCGCTGGCCTTTCCTTGGGTCTTCGAAGATGCCCACACCCAGCACGTGTTGATCATGATTTTCATCTATGGCCTGATGGCGCTGGGGTGGAACATCATCGCCGGTTACTGCGGGCAGATTTCCCTTGGCCAGGCGATCTTCTTCGGCATTGGTGCTTACAGTACCTCCTTCTTGTTCGCGAATTTTGGCATCACCCCTTGGATCGGGATGTTGTTTGGCGTCGCTGTTTCACTAGTGGTTGCGGTTGGAATCGGGCTTCCAACCTTACGCCTCAGGGGGCACTATTTCGCTATCGCAACACTGGTTATCGGCGAGATCACACAGACGATATTTATCAACTGGGAGTACGTCGGCGGGGCAACAGGAATATGGATTCCTATTGTCTGGGACGATCCGTGGTACACATTCCAGTTTCATGACAGCAAGATCCCAACCTACTACATTGGATTGGCATTCCTTACAGGGGGGTTGGCGTTTACCTACTGGATGGAGCGATCCAAGCTTGGCCTATATTTCCGCGCAATTCGTGACGAGCCCGATGCGGCCAGTAGTCTGGGCGTCAATCTCGGCCGCTACAAACTCCTCGCCTTCATGATTGCAGCGACCTTCGCGTCATTGGCGGGCAGTCAATTCGCCCAGTATATCCTCGTGATCGACCCGGATACAGTTTTCCCGCTGCTACTCTCAATACTAATCGTGTTGATGACCATGTTAGGTGGGCTGGGGCAGATCTGGGGTCCTGTTGTCGGTGCGGCGGTTCTGCTACCGATCTCGGAGGCAACACGAATCTATTTCGGAGGCCAAGGAGGCGCCGAGGATCTAATGATCTATGGATTTCTTATTGTCATCATCTCCGTGTTTTATCCCCGCGGACTGTTCGGTTTGATCGAACGCCTAATCAAGCGTAGAGACGATGCTGGCAGTTAACTACCTGAACAAGAGTTTCGGTGGCCTCCAGGCAAACCAGAACATCAATTTCGAGGTCGCTGAGGGCGAGATACTGGGTGTAATCGGACCCAACGGCGCGGGCAAATCGACACTGTTTGATCTTGTGACAGGGTTTGAAAAGCCAGACAGCGGAGATGTTCTTTTCCTTGGGAAATCGATCCTCGGCTTGAGACCTGACCAGATCAACAGGTTGGGAATCGGGCGTACCTTTCAGAAACTCAAGCCGTTCCCTCAAATGACCGTGGAAGAGAATGTCATGGTTGGCTTGATGCAGCATGTCTCCCAAATGAATGAGGCTCGCGAGGAAGCTCACCGGTATCTCGAGTTTGTTGGATTGATCGACAAAATGTCGGTCTACGCCCACGGATTGAGCACTGGACAACGAAAACGCCTGGAACTCGCCCGGGCGATGGCAAGCCGGCCCAAGCTGCTGCTTTTAGATGAGGTCACCGGTGGAGTAGACCAAAAAACGGTTCCCGAACTGGTTAGTCTGGTGGAACGTTTACGGACCGAAGGAACCACCGTGGTGCTGATCGAGCACAACATGAAGGTTCTGATGTCCCTGGCAGACCATGTTGTCGCGCTGCACCTAGGGCAGCAGATCGCTTATGGCAGACCGCAGGAAATTCAGGCCCACAAGCAAGTCATCGAGTCTTACCTTGGCGCTTCCTATGCTTAGCATTCGGGACCTGGAAGTATCCTACGGGGACTATCAGGTGATTCGTGGGGTGTCGATGGAAGTCTACGTAGGCGAAATCGTCGCACTACTGGGGCCCAACGGCTCCGGCAAGAGCACCATCTTAAACTCGATTTCCGGTCTTCGGCCGGCCCAGGCTGGCGTGATCGAGTTTGACGGCGTCCACATTGAAAGTATGCCGTCTCACAAAATCGTACGCCTACGCCTGGCCCATATCCTTGAAAGAAGGCGAGTTTTTCCCTACCTTACCGTGTACCAGAATTTGTGGCTGGGGGGCTACAACCCAACAGTGCGCGACGCGCGCAAAAGGAACCTCGAACGGGTTTACGAGTTATTTCCTAAATTGCGGGAAAGGAAAACGCAGTTGGCCCATTCCATGAGTGGCGGGGAACAACAGATGCTGGCGCTGGGCAGGGGGCTGATGGCAGATCCGAAGCTGCTGATGGTCGATGAGCCGTTGCTAGGACTTGCACCAACAGTCGCCCGCCACACGATCGAAGTCTTGAAGCAAATTAATCAGAAGGGGGTGACCATTCTTTTCATTGAACAGAACGTTCAGACAGCGATGTCTCTTGCCCATCGGGGTTATGTTCTCGAAAGTGGTAAGGTGGTCATCGAGGGGACGTCCTCTGAGCTTCTTAACAGCGGTGAGATTAAGCGGGTTTTCCTTGGTGGATGACCGGCCCGAGATAAGCATCGCATTGACCGGCTACGTGACCACGGCATCTGGATCAGCGCAGTCAGCGACACACCTCGACGTTAGTTGGGATGACGTCACTGAAGCGGCCGATAAGCTGGCGGAAATCGTTAGTGGCTGAACTAGCCGGCCTGGTTCAAGGCATTGTTCAGGCCGTAACCGCAAGCACAATTCGATGAAAAACCTGTCAGATGATTTCCGCCTGGCCGTGGATGTTGGAGGGACTTTTACCGATGTAGCATTAGAAGGTCCACGAGGACAGTTTACAGCCAAGACTCTGACCACCCGGGACAACCCTGAGGAGGGTGTACTCAACGGCGTGTGGCAGGTGTTGTCGGATGCAGCCATAGGGCCTGGCGCAGTTCATATCATTATTTATGGCACGACACTCGCCACAAATCTGCTGATCGAACGACAGGGTTCTCCGGTTGCGCTGCTGACGACACGTGGTTTTCGCGACAGTATCGAGATTCGGAACGAAAACCGGTTCGAACAGTATGACGTCAACATCGACCTGCCATCGCCACTGGTTCCCCGTTCGCTGCGGTTTGGTATACCCGAGCGAATCGGTGCGGCGGGCCAGGTCTTGTTGCCACTTGACGAGGATCACGTTGCCCGACTGGTGCCTGACCTGTGCCGGTCCGGTGTCAAGAGTGTCGCTATAGGGTTTTTGCACAGTTATCGGAACCCGGACCATGAGCAGCGGACCCGAGACATTGTCATGTCTGAGACGTCGGAACTAGAGATAACGCTTTCATCTGAAGTAGCACCCGAAATGCGGGAGTTTGAGCGAATCTCTACGGCCTGTGCGAACGCGTACGTCCAGCCACTGATGAGTAACCATCTGCGATCTCTCGACAAGTTATTACGTGAGGACGGTTTCAACTGCCCTCTCTTTTTGATGCTATCCGGTGGGGGGATCACCACGCTGGAGACCGCGGTGCGGTTCCCGGTTAGGCTCGTTGAGTCTGGTCCAGCTGGGGGCGCTATATTCAGCAGTTATATTGCAAACTTGTTGGGCTTATCGAAGGTGCTGTCCTACGACATGGGTGGCACTACGGCAAAGATATGCCTGATCGATGAAGGACAGCCGCAGACATCTCGATCGTTCGAGGTAGCACGGGAGTACCGTTTTCTCAAAGGCAGCGGCATTCCACTCAAAATTCCGGTAATCGAGATGGTCGAGATCGGCGCCGGAGGCGGCTCAATTGCCAATGTTGATGCGATGAACCGCATCAGTGTAGGACCGGAGAGTTCGGGGTCAGAGCCGGGGCCGGCCAGTTACGGGCTCGGGGGTCAGGCGCCGACAGTGACCGATGCCGATGTCGTTCTGGGGCGCATTGATCCGGGTAACTTTGCTGGGGGTTCTCTGCAACTGAATGCAGCGGCTGCCAGTCAAGCATTGGATCGAGTAATCGGTGAGCGACTGGGTTTTCAGACCGAGTACGCTGCCATGGGGGTGTCGGAGATGGTAGATGAAAACATGGCTAACGCGGCACGTGTGCACGCAGTCGAGAGCGGCAAGAACATCGAGAACCGCACACTAGTCGCGTTCGGAGGTGCAGCTCCTATACATGTGTCGCGGCTAGCGGAAAAACTTAATATTGAACGGATCGTTATTCCGCCCGGTGCCGGTGTAGGGTCGGCTCTGGGGTTTCTGCGGGCGCCTGTGGCTTACGAAGTCGTTCGCAGTCACCACCAGCGGCTGGACCAACTCGATGTTGCCCAGACAAACCATCTCATCCAGGCAATGCGTGATGAGGCATACAGCGTTGTCAGGGCGGGCGCAAGCGGGCAGGCGACTCGGGAAACGAGGACGGCTTTCATGCGGTATATGGGCCAGGGTCACGAGGTCAGTGTCGAAATACCTGTAGTCGTCAAGGAAACGGAGCTGGATAATGATGCGTCTGAGAATCTGCGGGTTGCTTTTGAGCAGGAGTATCACCGTCTCTACGAAAGAACCATACCGGGTCTGGAAG
This portion of the Gammaproteobacteria bacterium genome encodes:
- a CDS encoding branched-chain amino acid ABC transporter permease, translating into MTREIIIQALISGLLMGFIYALVAAGLSLIFGLMEIVNFAHGEFMMLSMYTTFWLYTLFGLDPLFAIPICIALLFVIGVVTHYGIIRHILDAPMLVQITATFGLAIFLRSLAQFLWSADYRVINDPIVSGRIEIWGIYLGLPQVVASAGCLLAFGFLYYFVNRTETGIALQATAQDREAAGLMGIQTDRMFALGWGIGAACVGVAGALISSYYMVFPDVGIIFALLAYVTVAMGGFGSLIGALIAGIAIGLIEAAGAILVSPAFKYGIIFLCYLVVVLLRPKGLFGRF
- a CDS encoding branched-chain amino acid ABC transporter permease, producing MTEGSDTRIVTPRRLGGRIPLILLSVAALAFPWVFEDAHTQHVLIMIFIYGLMALGWNIIAGYCGQISLGQAIFFGIGAYSTSFLFANFGITPWIGMLFGVAVSLVVAVGIGLPTLRLRGHYFAIATLVIGEITQTIFINWEYVGGATGIWIPIVWDDPWYTFQFHDSKIPTYYIGLAFLTGGLAFTYWMERSKLGLYFRAIRDEPDAASSLGVNLGRYKLLAFMIAATFASLAGSQFAQYILVIDPDTVFPLLLSILIVLMTMLGGLGQIWGPVVGAAVLLPISEATRIYFGGQGGAEDLMIYGFLIVIISVFYPRGLFGLIERLIKRRDDAGS
- a CDS encoding ABC transporter ATP-binding protein, with the protein product MLAVNYLNKSFGGLQANQNINFEVAEGEILGVIGPNGAGKSTLFDLVTGFEKPDSGDVLFLGKSILGLRPDQINRLGIGRTFQKLKPFPQMTVEENVMVGLMQHVSQMNEAREEAHRYLEFVGLIDKMSVYAHGLSTGQRKRLELARAMASRPKLLLLDEVTGGVDQKTVPELVSLVERLRTEGTTVVLIEHNMKVLMSLADHVVALHLGQQIAYGRPQEIQAHKQVIESYLGASYA
- a CDS encoding ABC transporter ATP-binding protein; its protein translation is MLSIRDLEVSYGDYQVIRGVSMEVYVGEIVALLGPNGSGKSTILNSISGLRPAQAGVIEFDGVHIESMPSHKIVRLRLAHILERRRVFPYLTVYQNLWLGGYNPTVRDARKRNLERVYELFPKLRERKTQLAHSMSGGEQQMLALGRGLMADPKLLMVDEPLLGLAPTVARHTIEVLKQINQKGVTILFIEQNVQTAMSLAHRGYVLESGKVVIEGTSSELLNSGEIKRVFLGG
- a CDS encoding hydantoinase/oxoprolinase family protein, yielding MKNLSDDFRLAVDVGGTFTDVALEGPRGQFTAKTLTTRDNPEEGVLNGVWQVLSDAAIGPGAVHIIIYGTTLATNLLIERQGSPVALLTTRGFRDSIEIRNENRFEQYDVNIDLPSPLVPRSLRFGIPERIGAAGQVLLPLDEDHVARLVPDLCRSGVKSVAIGFLHSYRNPDHEQRTRDIVMSETSELEITLSSEVAPEMREFERISTACANAYVQPLMSNHLRSLDKLLREDGFNCPLFLMLSGGGITTLETAVRFPVRLVESGPAGGAIFSSYIANLLGLSKVLSYDMGGTTAKICLIDEGQPQTSRSFEVAREYRFLKGSGIPLKIPVIEMVEIGAGGGSIANVDAMNRISVGPESSGSEPGPASYGLGGQAPTVTDADVVLGRIDPGNFAGGSLQLNAAAASQALDRVIGERLGFQTEYAAMGVSEMVDENMANAARVHAVESGKNIENRTLVAFGGAAPIHVSRLAEKLNIERIVIPPGAGVGSALGFLRAPVAYEVVRSHHQRLDQLDVAQTNHLIQAMRDEAYSVVRAGASGQATRETRTAFMRYMGQGHEVSVEIPVVVKETELDNDASENLRVAFEQEYHRLYERTIPGLEVEILTWMLLVTTLRDHDVLNLDDLEESPARPTGQRRVMNAELGEYEEALVFDRASLQPGDTIEGPAVIVEKDTATVVSSRFRARIIRSDYIVMEVKTTEK